Proteins encoded together in one Phyllostomus discolor isolate MPI-MPIP mPhyDis1 chromosome 6, mPhyDis1.pri.v3, whole genome shotgun sequence window:
- the SF3B2 gene encoding splicing factor 3B subunit 2 isoform X4, which translates to MAAEHLEPPKGELQLPPPPPPGHYGAWAAQELQAKLAEIGAPIQAGSREELVERLQSYTRQTGIVLNRPVLRGEDGDKAAPPPMSAQLSGIPMPPPPMGLPPLQPPPPPPPPPPGLGLGFPMAVGPRPPNLGPPPPLRGGEPVALSEEERLKLAQQQAALLMQQEERAKQQGDHSLKEHELLEQQKRAAVLLEQERQQEIAKMGTPVPRPPQDLGQIGVRTPLGPRVAAPVGPTPTVLPMGAPVPRPRGPPPPPGDENREMDDPSVGPKIPQALEKILQLKESRQEEMNSQQEEEEMETDMRSSLGQSASETEEDAVSVSKKEKNRKRRNRKKKKKPQRSRAASSESSGDREKEPARSRGSESPAADVEIEYVTEEPEIYEPNFIFFKRIFEAFKLTDDVKKEKEKEPEKLDKLENSAAPKKKGFEEEHKDSDDDSSDDEAEKKPGDLSDELRISLGMPVGPNAHKVPPPWLIAMQRYGPPPSYPNLKIPGLNSPIPESCSFGYHAGGWGKPPVDETGKPLYGDVFGTNAAEFQTKTEEEEIDRTPWGELEPSDEESSEEEEEEESDEDKPDETGFITPADSGLITPGGFSSVPAGMETPELIELRKKKIEEAMDGSETPQLFTVLPEKRTATVGGAIMGSTHIYDMSTVMSRKGPAPELQGVEVALAPEELELDPMAMTQKYEEHVREQQAQVEKEDFSDMVAEHAAKQKQKKRKAQPQDSRGGSKKYKEFKF; encoded by the exons ATGGCGGCCGAGCATCTTGAGCCTCCCAAAGGAGAGTtgcagctgccgccgccgccgccacctgGGCACTATGGCGCCTGGGCTGCCCAGGAGCTTCAGGCCAAACTGGCAGAGATCGGAGCTCCAATCCAGG CAGGGAGTCGCGAGGAGCTGGTGGAACGGCTGCAGAGCTACACCCGCCAG ACCGGCATCGTACTGAATCGGCCTGTTCTGAGAGGCGAAGATGGGGACAAGGCTGCTCCCCCTCCCATGTCAGCACAG CTGTCTGGGATTCCCATGCCGCCGCCACCCATGGGACTGCCCCCTCTGCAgcctcctccaccacccccaccacctccaccaggcCTTGGCCTTGGCTTTCCTATGGCAGTTGGACCCCGCCCACCCAACTTGGGGCCCCCGCCTCCTCTTCGCGGGGGTGAGCCTGTGGCACTGTCAGAGGAGGAGCGGCTGAAGCTGGCCCAGCAGCAGGCGGCGTTGTTGATGCAGCAGGAGGAGCGCGCCAAGCAG caggGAGATCATTCACTGAAGGAACATGAGCTCTTGGAGCAACAGAAGCGG GCCGCGGTGTTGCTGGAGCAAGAACGGCAGCAGGAGATTGCCAAGATGGGCACCCCAGTCCCTCGGCCCCCACAGGACCTGGGCCAGATTGGTGTTCGCACTCCTCTGGGTCCTCGAG TTGCCGCTCCAGTGGGCCCCACTCCCACTGTTTTGCCCATGGGGGCCCCAGTTCCCCGGCCTCGtggccccccaccgccccctggAGATGAGAACAGAGAG ATGGATGACCCCTCTGTGGGCCCCAAGATCCCCCAGGCTTTGGAGAAGATCCTGCAGCTGAAGGAGAGCCGCCAGGAGGAGATGAACTCGCAACAGG aggaagaggagatggAGACAGACATGCGCTCGTCCCTGGGCCAGTCAGCGTCGGAGACTGAGGAGGACGCAGTGTCTGTGTCCAAAAAAGAG AAAAATCGGAAGCGTAGGAAccggaagaagaagaagaagccccAGCGGTCACGGGCGGCATCATCTGAGAGTTCTGGGGACCGGGAGAAAGAGCCGGCCCGGTCCCGCGGCTCCGAATCCCCGGCCGCTGACGTTGAAATTGAGTACGTGACCGAAGAACCTGAAATTTATGAGCCCAACTTCATCTTCTTCAAGAGGATTTTTGAGGCTTTCAAG CTCACGGACGAcgtgaagaaggagaaggagaaggagccagAGAAACTCGACAAGCTGGAGAACTCTGCAGCCCCCAAGAAGAAGGGCTTTGAGGAGGAGCACAAGGACAGTGATGACGACAGCAGCGACGACGAAGCG GAGAAGAAGCCAGGAGATCTGTCCGATGAGCTAAGGATCTCCTTGGGGATGCCGGTGGGACCA AATGCCCACAAGGTCCCGCCCCCGTGGCTGATTGCCATGCAGCGATACGGACCACCCCCGTCGTACCCGAACCTGAAAATCCCTGGGCTGAACTCGCCCATCCCCGAG AGCTGCTCCTTCGGGTACCACGCTGGAGGCTGGGGCAAACCCCCTGTGGACGAGACAGGGAAGCCACTCTACGGGGACGTGTTCGGAACCAACGCGGCCGAGTTCCAG ACCAAGACTGAAGAAGAAGAGATTGACCGGACCCCCTGGGGGGAGCTGGAGCCATCTGACGAAGAGTcttcagaagaagaggaagaggaggaaagtgaCGAAGACAAGCCGGATGAAACAGGCTTCATCACTCCTGCAGACAG TGGCCTCATCACTCCTGGGGGCTTCTCCTCGGTGCCAGCGGGAATGGAGACCCCGGAACTCATTGAGCTGAGGAAGAAGAAGATCGAGGAGGCGATGGATGG AAGTGAGACGCCCCAGCTGTTCACTGTGTTGCCAGAGAAGAGAACGGCCACCGTTGGGGGAGCCATAATGGGATCGACCCACATCTACGACATGTCCACG GTTATGAGCCGGAAGGGCCCGGCCCCCGAGCTGCAAGGTGTGGAAGTGGCTCTGGCACCTGAAGAGTTGGAGCTGGACCCCATGGCCATGACCCAGAAGTATGAGGAGCATGTGCGGGAGCAGCAGGCACAAGTGGAGAAGGAAGACTTCAGTGACATGGTGGCTGAGCATGCTGCCAAACAGAAG cAAAAGAAACGGAAAGCACAGCCCCAGGACAGCCGTGGGGGCAGCAAGAAATACAAGGAGTTCAAATTTTAG
- the SF3B2 gene encoding splicing factor 3B subunit 2 isoform X2 — protein MAAEHLEPPKGELQLPPPPPPGHYGAWAAQELQAKLAEIGAPIQGSREELVERLQSYTRQTGIVLNRPVLRGEDGDKAAPPPMSAQLSGIPMPPPPMGLPPLQPPPPPPPPPPGLGLGFPMAVGPRPPNLGPPPPLRGGEPVALSEEERLKLAQQQAALLMQQEERAKQQGDHSLKEHELLEQQKRAAVLLEQERQQEIAKMGTPVPRPPQDLGQIGVRTPLGPRVAAPVGPTPTVLPMGAPVPRPRGPPPPPGDENREMDDPSVGPKIPQALEKILQLKESRQEEMNSQQEEEEMETDMRSSLGQSASETEEDAVSVSKKEKNRKRRNRKKKKKPQRSRAASSESSGDREKEPARSRGSESPAADVEIEYVTEEPEIYEPNFIFFKRIFEAFKLTDDVKKEKEKEPEKLDKLENSAAPKKKGFEEEHKDSDDDSSDDEAEKKPEAPKLSKKKLRRMNRFTVAELKQLVARPDVVEMHDVTAQDPKLLVHLKATRNSVPVPRHWCFKRKYLQGKRGIEKPPFELPDFIKRTGIQEMREALQEKEEQKTMKSKMREKVRPKMGKIDIDYQKLHDAFFKWQTKPKLTIHGDLYYEGKEFETRLKEKKPGDLSDELRISLGMPVGPNAHKVPPPWLIAMQRYGPPPSYPNLKIPGLNSPIPESCSFGYHAGGWGKPPVDETGKPLYGDVFGTNAAEFQTKTEEEEIDRTPWGELEPSDEESSEEEEEEESDEDKPDETGFITPADSGLITPGGFSSVPAGMETPELIELRKKKIEEAMDGSETPQLFTVLPEKRTATVGGAIMGSTHIYDMSTVMSRKGPAPELQGVEVALAPEELELDPMAMTQKYEEHVREQQAQVEKEDFSDMVAEHAAKQKQKKRKAQPQDSRGGSKKYKEFKF, from the exons ATGGCGGCCGAGCATCTTGAGCCTCCCAAAGGAGAGTtgcagctgccgccgccgccgccacctgGGCACTATGGCGCCTGGGCTGCCCAGGAGCTTCAGGCCAAACTGGCAGAGATCGGAGCTCCAATCCAGG GGAGTCGCGAGGAGCTGGTGGAACGGCTGCAGAGCTACACCCGCCAG ACCGGCATCGTACTGAATCGGCCTGTTCTGAGAGGCGAAGATGGGGACAAGGCTGCTCCCCCTCCCATGTCAGCACAG CTGTCTGGGATTCCCATGCCGCCGCCACCCATGGGACTGCCCCCTCTGCAgcctcctccaccacccccaccacctccaccaggcCTTGGCCTTGGCTTTCCTATGGCAGTTGGACCCCGCCCACCCAACTTGGGGCCCCCGCCTCCTCTTCGCGGGGGTGAGCCTGTGGCACTGTCAGAGGAGGAGCGGCTGAAGCTGGCCCAGCAGCAGGCGGCGTTGTTGATGCAGCAGGAGGAGCGCGCCAAGCAG caggGAGATCATTCACTGAAGGAACATGAGCTCTTGGAGCAACAGAAGCGG GCCGCGGTGTTGCTGGAGCAAGAACGGCAGCAGGAGATTGCCAAGATGGGCACCCCAGTCCCTCGGCCCCCACAGGACCTGGGCCAGATTGGTGTTCGCACTCCTCTGGGTCCTCGAG TTGCCGCTCCAGTGGGCCCCACTCCCACTGTTTTGCCCATGGGGGCCCCAGTTCCCCGGCCTCGtggccccccaccgccccctggAGATGAGAACAGAGAG ATGGATGACCCCTCTGTGGGCCCCAAGATCCCCCAGGCTTTGGAGAAGATCCTGCAGCTGAAGGAGAGCCGCCAGGAGGAGATGAACTCGCAACAGG aggaagaggagatggAGACAGACATGCGCTCGTCCCTGGGCCAGTCAGCGTCGGAGACTGAGGAGGACGCAGTGTCTGTGTCCAAAAAAGAG AAAAATCGGAAGCGTAGGAAccggaagaagaagaagaagccccAGCGGTCACGGGCGGCATCATCTGAGAGTTCTGGGGACCGGGAGAAAGAGCCGGCCCGGTCCCGCGGCTCCGAATCCCCGGCCGCTGACGTTGAAATTGAGTACGTGACCGAAGAACCTGAAATTTATGAGCCCAACTTCATCTTCTTCAAGAGGATTTTTGAGGCTTTCAAG CTCACGGACGAcgtgaagaaggagaaggagaaggagccagAGAAACTCGACAAGCTGGAGAACTCTGCAGCCCCCAAGAAGAAGGGCTTTGAGGAGGAGCACAAGGACAGTGATGACGACAGCAGCGACGACGAAGCG GAGAAGAAGCCGGAAGCCCCCAAGCTGTCCAAGAAGAAGCTGCGCCGAATGAATCGCTTCACTGTGGCTGAGCTGAAGCAG CTTGTGGCTCGGCCCGATGTCGTGGAGATGCACGATGTGACGGCACAGGACCCCAAGCTCCTGGTGCACCTCAAGGCCACTCGGAATTCCGTGCCCGTGCCGCGCCACTGGTGTTTCAAGCGCAAGTACCTGCAGGGCAAACGCGGCATCGAGAAGCCCCCCTTCGAGCTGCCCGACTTCATCAAACGCACGGGCATCCAGGAGATGCGGGAGGCCCTGCAGGAGAAG GAAGAACAGAAGACCATGAAGTCAAAAATGCGAGAGAAGGTTCGGCCCAAGATGGGCAAGATCGACATCGACTACCAGAAGCTGCACGACGCCTTCTTCAAGTGGCAGACCAAGCCAAAGCTGACGATCCACGGGGACCTGTACTATGAG GGGAAGGAGTTCGAGACGCGGCTGAAGGAGAAGAAGCCAGGAGATCTGTCCGATGAGCTAAGGATCTCCTTGGGGATGCCGGTGGGACCA AATGCCCACAAGGTCCCGCCCCCGTGGCTGATTGCCATGCAGCGATACGGACCACCCCCGTCGTACCCGAACCTGAAAATCCCTGGGCTGAACTCGCCCATCCCCGAG AGCTGCTCCTTCGGGTACCACGCTGGAGGCTGGGGCAAACCCCCTGTGGACGAGACAGGGAAGCCACTCTACGGGGACGTGTTCGGAACCAACGCGGCCGAGTTCCAG ACCAAGACTGAAGAAGAAGAGATTGACCGGACCCCCTGGGGGGAGCTGGAGCCATCTGACGAAGAGTcttcagaagaagaggaagaggaggaaagtgaCGAAGACAAGCCGGATGAAACAGGCTTCATCACTCCTGCAGACAG TGGCCTCATCACTCCTGGGGGCTTCTCCTCGGTGCCAGCGGGAATGGAGACCCCGGAACTCATTGAGCTGAGGAAGAAGAAGATCGAGGAGGCGATGGATGG AAGTGAGACGCCCCAGCTGTTCACTGTGTTGCCAGAGAAGAGAACGGCCACCGTTGGGGGAGCCATAATGGGATCGACCCACATCTACGACATGTCCACG GTTATGAGCCGGAAGGGCCCGGCCCCCGAGCTGCAAGGTGTGGAAGTGGCTCTGGCACCTGAAGAGTTGGAGCTGGACCCCATGGCCATGACCCAGAAGTATGAGGAGCATGTGCGGGAGCAGCAGGCACAAGTGGAGAAGGAAGACTTCAGTGACATGGTGGCTGAGCATGCTGCCAAACAGAAG cAAAAGAAACGGAAAGCACAGCCCCAGGACAGCCGTGGGGGCAGCAAGAAATACAAGGAGTTCAAATTTTAG
- the SF3B2 gene encoding splicing factor 3B subunit 2 isoform X3, producing MAAEHLEPPKGELQLPPPPPPGHYGAWAAQELQAKLAEIGAPIQAGSREELVERLQSYTRQTGIVLNRPVLRGEDGDKAAPPPMSAQLSGIPMPPPPMGLPPLQPPPPPPPPPPGLGLGFPMAVGPRPPNLGPPPPLRGGEPVALSEEERLKLAQQQAALLMQQEERAKQGDHSLKEHELLEQQKRAAVLLEQERQQEIAKMGTPVPRPPQDLGQIGVRTPLGPRVAAPVGPTPTVLPMGAPVPRPRGPPPPPGDENREMDDPSVGPKIPQALEKILQLKESRQEEMNSQQEEEEMETDMRSSLGQSASETEEDAVSVSKKEKNRKRRNRKKKKKPQRSRAASSESSGDREKEPARSRGSESPAADVEIEYVTEEPEIYEPNFIFFKRIFEAFKLTDDVKKEKEKEPEKLDKLENSAAPKKKGFEEEHKDSDDDSSDDEAEKKPEAPKLSKKKLRRMNRFTVAELKQLVARPDVVEMHDVTAQDPKLLVHLKATRNSVPVPRHWCFKRKYLQGKRGIEKPPFELPDFIKRTGIQEMREALQEKEEQKTMKSKMREKVRPKMGKIDIDYQKLHDAFFKWQTKPKLTIHGDLYYEGKEFETRLKEKKPGDLSDELRISLGMPVGPNAHKVPPPWLIAMQRYGPPPSYPNLKIPGLNSPIPESCSFGYHAGGWGKPPVDETGKPLYGDVFGTNAAEFQTKTEEEEIDRTPWGELEPSDEESSEEEEEEESDEDKPDETGFITPADSGLITPGGFSSVPAGMETPELIELRKKKIEEAMDGSETPQLFTVLPEKRTATVGGAIMGSTHIYDMSTVMSRKGPAPELQGVEVALAPEELELDPMAMTQKYEEHVREQQAQVEKEDFSDMVAEHAAKQKQKKRKAQPQDSRGGSKKYKEFKF from the exons ATGGCGGCCGAGCATCTTGAGCCTCCCAAAGGAGAGTtgcagctgccgccgccgccgccacctgGGCACTATGGCGCCTGGGCTGCCCAGGAGCTTCAGGCCAAACTGGCAGAGATCGGAGCTCCAATCCAGG CAGGGAGTCGCGAGGAGCTGGTGGAACGGCTGCAGAGCTACACCCGCCAG ACCGGCATCGTACTGAATCGGCCTGTTCTGAGAGGCGAAGATGGGGACAAGGCTGCTCCCCCTCCCATGTCAGCACAG CTGTCTGGGATTCCCATGCCGCCGCCACCCATGGGACTGCCCCCTCTGCAgcctcctccaccacccccaccacctccaccaggcCTTGGCCTTGGCTTTCCTATGGCAGTTGGACCCCGCCCACCCAACTTGGGGCCCCCGCCTCCTCTTCGCGGGGGTGAGCCTGTGGCACTGTCAGAGGAGGAGCGGCTGAAGCTGGCCCAGCAGCAGGCGGCGTTGTTGATGCAGCAGGAGGAGCGCGCCAAGCAG gGAGATCATTCACTGAAGGAACATGAGCTCTTGGAGCAACAGAAGCGG GCCGCGGTGTTGCTGGAGCAAGAACGGCAGCAGGAGATTGCCAAGATGGGCACCCCAGTCCCTCGGCCCCCACAGGACCTGGGCCAGATTGGTGTTCGCACTCCTCTGGGTCCTCGAG TTGCCGCTCCAGTGGGCCCCACTCCCACTGTTTTGCCCATGGGGGCCCCAGTTCCCCGGCCTCGtggccccccaccgccccctggAGATGAGAACAGAGAG ATGGATGACCCCTCTGTGGGCCCCAAGATCCCCCAGGCTTTGGAGAAGATCCTGCAGCTGAAGGAGAGCCGCCAGGAGGAGATGAACTCGCAACAGG aggaagaggagatggAGACAGACATGCGCTCGTCCCTGGGCCAGTCAGCGTCGGAGACTGAGGAGGACGCAGTGTCTGTGTCCAAAAAAGAG AAAAATCGGAAGCGTAGGAAccggaagaagaagaagaagccccAGCGGTCACGGGCGGCATCATCTGAGAGTTCTGGGGACCGGGAGAAAGAGCCGGCCCGGTCCCGCGGCTCCGAATCCCCGGCCGCTGACGTTGAAATTGAGTACGTGACCGAAGAACCTGAAATTTATGAGCCCAACTTCATCTTCTTCAAGAGGATTTTTGAGGCTTTCAAG CTCACGGACGAcgtgaagaaggagaaggagaaggagccagAGAAACTCGACAAGCTGGAGAACTCTGCAGCCCCCAAGAAGAAGGGCTTTGAGGAGGAGCACAAGGACAGTGATGACGACAGCAGCGACGACGAAGCG GAGAAGAAGCCGGAAGCCCCCAAGCTGTCCAAGAAGAAGCTGCGCCGAATGAATCGCTTCACTGTGGCTGAGCTGAAGCAG CTTGTGGCTCGGCCCGATGTCGTGGAGATGCACGATGTGACGGCACAGGACCCCAAGCTCCTGGTGCACCTCAAGGCCACTCGGAATTCCGTGCCCGTGCCGCGCCACTGGTGTTTCAAGCGCAAGTACCTGCAGGGCAAACGCGGCATCGAGAAGCCCCCCTTCGAGCTGCCCGACTTCATCAAACGCACGGGCATCCAGGAGATGCGGGAGGCCCTGCAGGAGAAG GAAGAACAGAAGACCATGAAGTCAAAAATGCGAGAGAAGGTTCGGCCCAAGATGGGCAAGATCGACATCGACTACCAGAAGCTGCACGACGCCTTCTTCAAGTGGCAGACCAAGCCAAAGCTGACGATCCACGGGGACCTGTACTATGAG GGGAAGGAGTTCGAGACGCGGCTGAAGGAGAAGAAGCCAGGAGATCTGTCCGATGAGCTAAGGATCTCCTTGGGGATGCCGGTGGGACCA AATGCCCACAAGGTCCCGCCCCCGTGGCTGATTGCCATGCAGCGATACGGACCACCCCCGTCGTACCCGAACCTGAAAATCCCTGGGCTGAACTCGCCCATCCCCGAG AGCTGCTCCTTCGGGTACCACGCTGGAGGCTGGGGCAAACCCCCTGTGGACGAGACAGGGAAGCCACTCTACGGGGACGTGTTCGGAACCAACGCGGCCGAGTTCCAG ACCAAGACTGAAGAAGAAGAGATTGACCGGACCCCCTGGGGGGAGCTGGAGCCATCTGACGAAGAGTcttcagaagaagaggaagaggaggaaagtgaCGAAGACAAGCCGGATGAAACAGGCTTCATCACTCCTGCAGACAG TGGCCTCATCACTCCTGGGGGCTTCTCCTCGGTGCCAGCGGGAATGGAGACCCCGGAACTCATTGAGCTGAGGAAGAAGAAGATCGAGGAGGCGATGGATGG AAGTGAGACGCCCCAGCTGTTCACTGTGTTGCCAGAGAAGAGAACGGCCACCGTTGGGGGAGCCATAATGGGATCGACCCACATCTACGACATGTCCACG GTTATGAGCCGGAAGGGCCCGGCCCCCGAGCTGCAAGGTGTGGAAGTGGCTCTGGCACCTGAAGAGTTGGAGCTGGACCCCATGGCCATGACCCAGAAGTATGAGGAGCATGTGCGGGAGCAGCAGGCACAAGTGGAGAAGGAAGACTTCAGTGACATGGTGGCTGAGCATGCTGCCAAACAGAAG cAAAAGAAACGGAAAGCACAGCCCCAGGACAGCCGTGGGGGCAGCAAGAAATACAAGGAGTTCAAATTTTAG
- the SF3B2 gene encoding splicing factor 3B subunit 2 isoform X1, giving the protein MAAEHLEPPKGELQLPPPPPPGHYGAWAAQELQAKLAEIGAPIQAGSREELVERLQSYTRQTGIVLNRPVLRGEDGDKAAPPPMSAQLSGIPMPPPPMGLPPLQPPPPPPPPPPGLGLGFPMAVGPRPPNLGPPPPLRGGEPVALSEEERLKLAQQQAALLMQQEERAKQQGDHSLKEHELLEQQKRAAVLLEQERQQEIAKMGTPVPRPPQDLGQIGVRTPLGPRVAAPVGPTPTVLPMGAPVPRPRGPPPPPGDENREMDDPSVGPKIPQALEKILQLKESRQEEMNSQQEEEEMETDMRSSLGQSASETEEDAVSVSKKEKNRKRRNRKKKKKPQRSRAASSESSGDREKEPARSRGSESPAADVEIEYVTEEPEIYEPNFIFFKRIFEAFKLTDDVKKEKEKEPEKLDKLENSAAPKKKGFEEEHKDSDDDSSDDEAEKKPEAPKLSKKKLRRMNRFTVAELKQLVARPDVVEMHDVTAQDPKLLVHLKATRNSVPVPRHWCFKRKYLQGKRGIEKPPFELPDFIKRTGIQEMREALQEKEEQKTMKSKMREKVRPKMGKIDIDYQKLHDAFFKWQTKPKLTIHGDLYYEGKEFETRLKEKKPGDLSDELRISLGMPVGPNAHKVPPPWLIAMQRYGPPPSYPNLKIPGLNSPIPESCSFGYHAGGWGKPPVDETGKPLYGDVFGTNAAEFQTKTEEEEIDRTPWGELEPSDEESSEEEEEEESDEDKPDETGFITPADSGLITPGGFSSVPAGMETPELIELRKKKIEEAMDGSETPQLFTVLPEKRTATVGGAIMGSTHIYDMSTVMSRKGPAPELQGVEVALAPEELELDPMAMTQKYEEHVREQQAQVEKEDFSDMVAEHAAKQKQKKRKAQPQDSRGGSKKYKEFKF; this is encoded by the exons ATGGCGGCCGAGCATCTTGAGCCTCCCAAAGGAGAGTtgcagctgccgccgccgccgccacctgGGCACTATGGCGCCTGGGCTGCCCAGGAGCTTCAGGCCAAACTGGCAGAGATCGGAGCTCCAATCCAGG CAGGGAGTCGCGAGGAGCTGGTGGAACGGCTGCAGAGCTACACCCGCCAG ACCGGCATCGTACTGAATCGGCCTGTTCTGAGAGGCGAAGATGGGGACAAGGCTGCTCCCCCTCCCATGTCAGCACAG CTGTCTGGGATTCCCATGCCGCCGCCACCCATGGGACTGCCCCCTCTGCAgcctcctccaccacccccaccacctccaccaggcCTTGGCCTTGGCTTTCCTATGGCAGTTGGACCCCGCCCACCCAACTTGGGGCCCCCGCCTCCTCTTCGCGGGGGTGAGCCTGTGGCACTGTCAGAGGAGGAGCGGCTGAAGCTGGCCCAGCAGCAGGCGGCGTTGTTGATGCAGCAGGAGGAGCGCGCCAAGCAG caggGAGATCATTCACTGAAGGAACATGAGCTCTTGGAGCAACAGAAGCGG GCCGCGGTGTTGCTGGAGCAAGAACGGCAGCAGGAGATTGCCAAGATGGGCACCCCAGTCCCTCGGCCCCCACAGGACCTGGGCCAGATTGGTGTTCGCACTCCTCTGGGTCCTCGAG TTGCCGCTCCAGTGGGCCCCACTCCCACTGTTTTGCCCATGGGGGCCCCAGTTCCCCGGCCTCGtggccccccaccgccccctggAGATGAGAACAGAGAG ATGGATGACCCCTCTGTGGGCCCCAAGATCCCCCAGGCTTTGGAGAAGATCCTGCAGCTGAAGGAGAGCCGCCAGGAGGAGATGAACTCGCAACAGG aggaagaggagatggAGACAGACATGCGCTCGTCCCTGGGCCAGTCAGCGTCGGAGACTGAGGAGGACGCAGTGTCTGTGTCCAAAAAAGAG AAAAATCGGAAGCGTAGGAAccggaagaagaagaagaagccccAGCGGTCACGGGCGGCATCATCTGAGAGTTCTGGGGACCGGGAGAAAGAGCCGGCCCGGTCCCGCGGCTCCGAATCCCCGGCCGCTGACGTTGAAATTGAGTACGTGACCGAAGAACCTGAAATTTATGAGCCCAACTTCATCTTCTTCAAGAGGATTTTTGAGGCTTTCAAG CTCACGGACGAcgtgaagaaggagaaggagaaggagccagAGAAACTCGACAAGCTGGAGAACTCTGCAGCCCCCAAGAAGAAGGGCTTTGAGGAGGAGCACAAGGACAGTGATGACGACAGCAGCGACGACGAAGCG GAGAAGAAGCCGGAAGCCCCCAAGCTGTCCAAGAAGAAGCTGCGCCGAATGAATCGCTTCACTGTGGCTGAGCTGAAGCAG CTTGTGGCTCGGCCCGATGTCGTGGAGATGCACGATGTGACGGCACAGGACCCCAAGCTCCTGGTGCACCTCAAGGCCACTCGGAATTCCGTGCCCGTGCCGCGCCACTGGTGTTTCAAGCGCAAGTACCTGCAGGGCAAACGCGGCATCGAGAAGCCCCCCTTCGAGCTGCCCGACTTCATCAAACGCACGGGCATCCAGGAGATGCGGGAGGCCCTGCAGGAGAAG GAAGAACAGAAGACCATGAAGTCAAAAATGCGAGAGAAGGTTCGGCCCAAGATGGGCAAGATCGACATCGACTACCAGAAGCTGCACGACGCCTTCTTCAAGTGGCAGACCAAGCCAAAGCTGACGATCCACGGGGACCTGTACTATGAG GGGAAGGAGTTCGAGACGCGGCTGAAGGAGAAGAAGCCAGGAGATCTGTCCGATGAGCTAAGGATCTCCTTGGGGATGCCGGTGGGACCA AATGCCCACAAGGTCCCGCCCCCGTGGCTGATTGCCATGCAGCGATACGGACCACCCCCGTCGTACCCGAACCTGAAAATCCCTGGGCTGAACTCGCCCATCCCCGAG AGCTGCTCCTTCGGGTACCACGCTGGAGGCTGGGGCAAACCCCCTGTGGACGAGACAGGGAAGCCACTCTACGGGGACGTGTTCGGAACCAACGCGGCCGAGTTCCAG ACCAAGACTGAAGAAGAAGAGATTGACCGGACCCCCTGGGGGGAGCTGGAGCCATCTGACGAAGAGTcttcagaagaagaggaagaggaggaaagtgaCGAAGACAAGCCGGATGAAACAGGCTTCATCACTCCTGCAGACAG TGGCCTCATCACTCCTGGGGGCTTCTCCTCGGTGCCAGCGGGAATGGAGACCCCGGAACTCATTGAGCTGAGGAAGAAGAAGATCGAGGAGGCGATGGATGG AAGTGAGACGCCCCAGCTGTTCACTGTGTTGCCAGAGAAGAGAACGGCCACCGTTGGGGGAGCCATAATGGGATCGACCCACATCTACGACATGTCCACG GTTATGAGCCGGAAGGGCCCGGCCCCCGAGCTGCAAGGTGTGGAAGTGGCTCTGGCACCTGAAGAGTTGGAGCTGGACCCCATGGCCATGACCCAGAAGTATGAGGAGCATGTGCGGGAGCAGCAGGCACAAGTGGAGAAGGAAGACTTCAGTGACATGGTGGCTGAGCATGCTGCCAAACAGAAG cAAAAGAAACGGAAAGCACAGCCCCAGGACAGCCGTGGGGGCAGCAAGAAATACAAGGAGTTCAAATTTTAG